The Sphingomicrobium sp. genome has a window encoding:
- a CDS encoding SDR family NAD(P)-dependent oxidoreductase, with protein MLGSDSRPILVTGGAGFIGCNIADRLASAGHEVRIYDALSRPGVERNLAWLKERHGAKVTSIVGDVRDEDEVVRAASDVQAVFHMAAQVAVTTSLVDPREDFDINIRGTINVLDAVRTRSDRVPVIFASTNKVYGDFADLPFTCDRDRYEPEGALQETGIDESRPLDFHTPYGCSKGAADQYVLDYCRSFDIPTVVFRMSCIYGQRQMGTEDQGWVAHFLIRALEGKPVTLYGDGKQVRDILDVSNAVDAYVAALERIDDVRGRVFNLGGGPGNAISLLQLMDEIPHVIGRDVDVRFEDWRQGDQRWFVANTAAARSALELGKPVGWRDGVARLAEWLAQERGIPIDSHAQVASAAE; from the coding sequence ATGCTGGGGAGCGACAGTAGGCCGATCCTCGTCACCGGCGGCGCCGGGTTCATCGGTTGCAATATCGCCGACCGGCTCGCGAGTGCCGGCCACGAAGTGCGGATCTACGATGCACTGTCGCGGCCGGGCGTCGAGCGTAACCTCGCCTGGCTGAAAGAACGCCACGGCGCCAAGGTCACGAGCATCGTCGGCGACGTCCGCGACGAGGACGAGGTCGTCCGTGCGGCCAGCGACGTGCAGGCGGTGTTCCACATGGCGGCGCAGGTCGCGGTGACGACCAGCCTGGTCGACCCGCGCGAGGATTTCGACATCAACATCCGCGGCACGATCAATGTGCTCGACGCGGTCCGGACGCGCAGCGATCGGGTGCCGGTGATCTTCGCGTCGACCAACAAGGTCTACGGCGACTTCGCCGACCTGCCGTTCACCTGCGACCGCGACCGCTACGAGCCGGAAGGCGCGCTGCAGGAAACAGGTATTGATGAAAGCCGGCCGCTCGATTTTCATACGCCTTACGGCTGCTCAAAAGGCGCGGCCGATCAATATGTCCTCGATTATTGCCGCAGCTTCGACATTCCGACCGTCGTGTTCCGGATGAGCTGCATTTACGGGCAGCGGCAGATGGGCACGGAGGACCAGGGTTGGGTCGCCCACTTCCTGATCCGCGCGCTCGAAGGCAAGCCGGTCACGCTCTATGGCGACGGCAAGCAGGTGCGCGACATCCTCGATGTCTCGAACGCGGTCGATGCTTATGTCGCGGCGCTGGAGCGTATCGACGACGTGCGCGGCCGCGTGTTCAACCTCGGCGGCGGGCCCGGCAATGCGATCAGCCTGCTTCAGCTGATGGACGAGATCCCGCACGTGATCGGCCGCGACGTCGATGTCCGGTTCGAGGATTGGCGCCAGGGCGATCAGCGCTGGTTCGTCGCCAATACGGCAGCCGCGCGCTCGGCGCTGGAACTCGGCAAGCCGGTCGGCTGGCGCGACGGCGTGGCGCGCCTGGCCGAATGGCTGGCGCAGGAGCGCGGCATTCCAATCGACAGCCACGCGCAAGTGGCGAGCGCCGCCGAATGA
- a CDS encoding SDR family NAD(P)-dependent oxidoreductase: protein MGERVLVTGGAGFIGRAVVRELLERGNEVRVLDSLIEQVHGDRERPADLSDEAELIVGDVRNGDVVERALKGVDSIIHLAAEVGVGQSMYEVERYTSVNEVGTAVLLEKLIANPVRRVVTASSMSIYGEGLYEDADGKLVQDAERKPRTSDTQSWDPVDGQGRPLKPVATPEWKRPSLASIYALGKYVQERQTLIMTQAYGMEGTCLRLFNVYGPGQALSNPYTGVLAIFSSRLANGQRPLIFEDGEQRRDFVYVGDVARAFNEALVHPQANGEVFNIGSGVERTVTDVAHSIARALGRNDIEPDIVGKTRIGDIRHCFCDGSKAAEKLGFRAEKDFDEGLAELAEWVADQEAEDRVDEARAELEAKGLVA from the coding sequence GTGGGGGAACGGGTACTCGTAACTGGCGGAGCAGGCTTCATCGGCAGGGCCGTGGTCCGTGAGTTGCTCGAGCGGGGCAACGAAGTTCGGGTTCTCGATAGCCTCATCGAACAGGTCCACGGCGACCGCGAGCGCCCGGCCGACCTTTCCGACGAAGCGGAACTGATTGTCGGCGACGTGCGCAACGGCGACGTCGTCGAACGGGCGCTGAAGGGCGTCGACAGCATCATCCATCTCGCCGCCGAAGTCGGCGTTGGCCAGTCAATGTACGAGGTCGAGCGCTACACGTCCGTGAACGAGGTCGGCACCGCGGTGCTGCTCGAAAAGCTGATCGCCAACCCCGTACGGCGCGTCGTCACGGCGTCGTCGATGAGCATCTACGGCGAAGGCCTGTACGAGGACGCGGACGGCAAGCTGGTCCAGGACGCCGAGCGCAAGCCGCGCACATCCGATACGCAGAGCTGGGACCCGGTCGACGGCCAAGGCCGTCCGCTGAAGCCGGTCGCGACCCCCGAATGGAAGCGGCCGAGCCTCGCGTCGATCTACGCGCTCGGCAAATATGTGCAGGAGCGGCAGACGCTGATCATGACCCAGGCCTACGGGATGGAGGGCACCTGCCTCCGCCTGTTCAACGTCTACGGTCCGGGCCAGGCGCTCTCGAACCCCTACACGGGCGTGCTTGCTATCTTCTCGTCGCGGCTTGCGAACGGCCAGCGGCCGCTGATCTTCGAGGACGGCGAGCAGCGCCGGGACTTCGTCTATGTCGGCGACGTCGCCCGCGCGTTCAACGAAGCGCTGGTGCATCCGCAAGCGAACGGCGAAGTGTTCAACATCGGATCGGGCGTCGAGCGGACGGTCACCGATGTCGCCCATTCGATCGCCCGTGCGCTGGGCCGCAACGACATCGAACCGGATATCGTCGGCAAGACCCGGATCGGCGACATCCGCCACTGCTTCTGCGACGGCAGCAAGGCCGCCGAGAAGCTCGGCTTCCGTGCCGAAAAGGACTTTGACGAAGGCCTGGCCGAACTCGCCGAATGGGTGGCGGACCAGGAAGCCGAGGACCGCGTGGACGAAGCGCGGGCGGAACTCGAGGCCAAGGGCCTCGTCGCCTGA